A genomic window from Triticum urartu cultivar G1812 chromosome 7, Tu2.1, whole genome shotgun sequence includes:
- the LOC125518498 gene encoding MAPK kinase substrate protein At1g80180-like, whose amino-acid sequence MEGLQRSSSTFRRSGSSGLVWDERFLTEGAEAQAASEGGADDAQPEMRRSRSTGGVGMMLRRGGDDKKQQQQKKKEQQGQKKKDEERDPQVFRTKEVAPDVDPPSPRVSGCILCAIFGGSGSGSGSSPAARRGRAKPKRKQRPAA is encoded by the coding sequence ATGGAAGGGTTGCAGAGATCGTCCTCGACTTTCAGACGGTCCGGCTCGTCGGGCCTGGTGTGGGACGAGCGGTTCCTGACCGAGGGCGCCGAGGCGCAGGCCGCCAGCGAGGGCGGCGCCGATGACGCCCAGCCGGAGATGCGGCGCTCCCGGAGCACCGGCGGCGTCGGGATGATGCTgcgccggggcggcgacgacaagaagcagcagcagcagaaaAAGAAGGAGCAACAAGGCCAGAAGAAGAAGGACGAGGAGCGCGATCCCCAGGTGTTCCGGACCAAGGAGGTGGCCCCGGACGTGGACCCGCCGTCGCCGAGGGTGTCCGGCTGCATCCTCTGCGCCATCTTCGGGGGCTCCGGCTCCGGCTCCGGCTCCAGCCCCGCGGCGCGCCGAGGCCGCGCCAAGCCGAAGAGGAAGCAACGGCCGGCGGCGTGA
- the LOC125518497 gene encoding protein OVEREXPRESSOR OF CATIONIC PEROXIDASE 3, whose amino-acid sequence MATTVVPLAAAMAAAPRSRLRGAPDLSPFLGIRPLLCRSPRGVACALRRPSKYKNKIKNEVVVAEDDIDGGDENDDDDEGGLEALFKQLEEDLKNDDLSVEDDDDDEISEEDMARFEQVLAEAIGDVDVADESAVDLVSGSEVAGNDEAADPVERPELKSWQLRRLARAMQIGRRKTSIKNLAGELGLDRGLVIELLRNPPPELLLMSDSLPDEAPSKPETKEIEPSPVADEVVVDEIDATEANPQMDLPVHVMSTEWSAQKRLKKAQLETLEKVYFKSKRPTNTMISSIVQVTSLPRKTIIKWFEDRREQDGVPDRRAAYMRSLSETVAS is encoded by the exons ATGGCGACGACGGTGGTGCCGCTCGCCGCGGCCATGGCCGCCGCTCCAAGGTCTCGCCTCCGGGGCGCCCCAGACCTCTCCCCGTTCCTCGGGATCCGCCCGCTCCTCTGCCGCTCTCCGCGCGGCGTCGCCTGCGCCCTTCGCCGACCTTCCAAGTACAAG AATAAAATTAAGAACGAGGTGGTGGTAGCAGAGGATGACATTGATGGCGGTGAcgagaacgacgacgacgacgagggTGGGTTGGAAGCGCTTTTCAAGCAGCtggaagaagatctgaagaacgaCGATTTGTCTGtcgaggatgatgatgatgatgaaataTCAGAGGAAGACATGGCCAGGTTTGAACAGGTATTGGCAGAAGCCATTGGAGATGTCGATGTTGCTGATGAATCTGCAGTAGATTTGGTGTCAGGCTCcgaagttgctggtaatgatgaGGCAGCAGATCCAGTCGAACGGCCAGAGCTCAAAAGCTGGCAGCTCCGGAGATTGGCTCGTGCAATGCAAATCGGTCGGCGTAAAACTAGT ATAAAGAATCTTGCAGGGGAGCTTGGCCTGGATAGGGGTTTGGTCATTGAATTGCTCCGCAATCCGCCTCCAGAACTTCTACTTATGTCTGATTCTTTGCCTGATGAAGCACCCTCTAAACCTGAAACTAAGGAAATAGAGCCCTCTCCAGTAGCTGATGAGGTTGTAGTTGATGAGATTGATGCCACTGAAGCCAATCCACAGATGGACCTCCCGGTTCATGTCATGAGCACAGAATGGTCTGCGCAGAAAAGGCTGAAAAAGGCGCAACTGGAAACACTGGAAAAAGTTTACTTCAAATCCAAACGCCCCACT AATACTATGATCAGTAGCATAGTTCAAGTTACAAGCCTTCCACGAAAGACCATTATTAAGTGGTTTGAGGATAGAAGGGAGCAAGATGGTGTACCAGACCGTCGCGCCGCATACATGAGATCCCTATCTGAGACGGTGGCTAGTTGA